The sequence CCCACCTTGCCGTCCGGCAGGGGGTCCGTGGTGATGGTGGGGGCGGAGGCAGCATTTTCGCTGATGGTGAAGTAGTGCTCCGCCTTGCCGCAGTAGTTCCCTGTGCCGTACAGCGTCACCTTGGGGGCTTTTTCCGGGTCAAAGCCCTCATCGTCCGGTTTGAGGGTGTAGGGATGGACGTTGTTGGAATAGATGGCGGTGTAGTCCGTGTTCTCCGTAAGCTGCTTCGTTTCGTTCTCGCCCGTCTGATGGGAAAGCCCCGTCAGCTTCTTTTCGCTGCCGTCATGGGCGCAGTCCGTCAGCCCCTCGAGCGTCAAAAGCCCATGCTCATAGCAGTATCCAAGATCATACTTGTCGCAGAGCGCGCATTTGCCGTACTCGTCAGGGCTATGGTCAATGGTCTTTCCGTTGACGGTGCTGCCGCAGATGGTGATGTTTTCCGCCGGAATACCGGGCAGCTCCTTTGTGTGCAGCTTGTCATAGACATAGTTTGTGCCGTCCTTTTCCTCAAGCCGGAAGGATTCCACCGTGCTGTTCAGAATTTGAATCTTTCCAATCTCTGAAGCTCTGCCAGACGAGTTTTTCCCGATGCCGGGAATATAGTCGGTACCAGACCTCAAATTGCCGCCCTTTGCGGTCACGGTGCTGTTTTCAATAAGAATATTTATCTGGCCTCCACTTGAGCCATACGCCGCGCCGATGGCGGGGCCGAACAATTCATTGCGAACGGACACCTGGCTGTTCGCAATGCGGATACGGCTCTCACCATAGGATTGGGATTGTGTACCGTTGCCGATAACCGCGTTGACTGAAGACCTACTATCGATTTGGCTGTCCTGAATGTCGATGCTGCCAAAGGAAGCCTTTTCGCCGCCGCCAATCGTGCAGCGATTATAGGTGTACTCGTCGTTCAGGCGGATGCTGCTGCCGCGGATCACGATCTCTTCAACGGAAGAATATTCTCCACGAGCGCCGATGATATCGCCCGTCAACACGGTGCTGTCCGTGATCTCCAGCCTTTTCAGTGTCTTTGCGTCATTCGGTGATTTCGCGTTTTCGTCCATAAAAATGCCGTAGGTGTGCAGATCGGAATCCCGAACGGCGATGCTCCCATTGCCGCCGACGCGAATGCTTCTAAAATGCGGCAGCCTGATCTCGCTTTCTTCAATGACGAGCTCGCTGTTGCTGCCCACGCGGATCCCGTCGGTACGAGTGGTGAGTTCGTCCGTGGATGCAACGTGGCAGTTTCGGATGGTGAGCTTCCCGCCCGGCGAGTCTGCGTCCCAGCCGATCAGAATTTTATTGCTGCTGAGAAGCGGAAGCTCTGCGTCCGAAATGGTGATGCTTCCGACGCTTCCGCCGGTGGCAGCGCCGATGCAGGCGCCGTCCTTACTGGAAATGGATTTGATCGCATTGCCGTTGATGGTGATGCTTTTGCAATCCACTCCCCCAATGCTGCCGATGGCTGCGCCGCCGCCCTCGGCGAAAGCGGAGATCTCACCGCCGGTGATGCGGATGTCGCCGGTGCTGCCGATGCCTGCCGCGCTGCCTTTTCCGACCGCATGGATGACGCCGTCGGTGATGGTGACGCTGCTCTTTTGTTTGCTTTTGTCGCCAATGGCGGCGTTATTGCGATTTGCCGTGGTTTCTATATTTCCGCCGTTGATGGTAATGTGCATTTCCGCCGTGTGGTGAACTCCGGCTCCGCCGATGCCAAAGCCATCTCCATCGGAAGATGCCTTGACAGTACCGCCGTTGATGGTGATGCTGCCGCCCTCAAGCGGGCCGATCCCGTTTCCGGGAATCGCGTATAGCGGCTGGTTTTCATAGCGATTGATACCGCCGTGAGCGGTCACATTGCCGCCGTTGATGGTGATGCTGCCGCCCCGGCCGCTACTGATCGCGCTGCTGGAGGCCTCGGCGATGATCGTGCCGCCGTTGATGGTGACGCTGCCGCCATTACCGCCGCATGTGCCGATCCCAAAGCTGTCTGCAGTGTGAGCGCCGCCGCTCGTCCTAAGCTCGGTACAGACGATGCCGCCGTTGATGGTGATGCTGCCGCCTTGCCTGAGATTGCCAGGCGTATCTCTGAACGTGTCAAGTATTCGCAAAGAAAAAATTTCGAGAGCCGAAAAACGGCTTAAATACTAGGTTTTTCGACTTTTTATTCTTTTGAACCTCGAAAAAAAGAGGCTACCCCATGTGTAATTATAGGACAAATTCACCTATTTCTCAACTTTCTACAGCATAATTGCCCCTTTCCAAAAATTACTCCTTATCCGTCGTTTGGAAAAAATCGTTTATCTTCCAAACGATTTTTATTTCCAGGTTAGAATAAACAATCACCTTATCAATCAGTCGGTACATCTCCTTTATCAATTCTTCATCGGGTAATCCCTTAGTAGAAAGAGCATCTTGCATACGCGACATCTGATTGTTATCAGTCTCTCGCTGGTTGAGTAATGTTTCTTCCTGCTTTTGGAGTTCTGCGAGTTCTTCTTCCAGCTTCCTCTTTTTTGAAAACATCCTGTTCTTTTGCTCAAGAAAACTCTCAGCATCAAGTTTTCCGCTTTTATAATCTTCGTATAAATGCAGATTTTGCTCGGATATCAAAGCAATCTCTTTGAGTAAACCTTTCTGGTTCTCCCGGCATTTTTCAAGCGGATTCTGTTTTTTCTGCTTGGTGATTTTTTTATACTGTCTTTCCATAATAGAGAGCTGCGCTCTATACGCCGATAGCACCACTTGCTCCAAATCTGTCCGGCTCCAGCGGATAGCAGAGCATTCTGTATTTTTACGGTAGAGAGGGGTAGCACAAGAGTAGTACTCATCTATTCCAAAGGTTTTTCGCAAGCGTCTGCCACAATGCCCGCAGTAGTAAATACGGTCTGTCCGATCATGTTGGACTGCTTGATGTGCCTTTACCTTGCGTATACGGGCATTTGCCGCTTCATATTCTTCATGGGATACAATCGGTTCATGGCTGTTTTCAACAACAACCCATTCATCTGCTGTTTTCCTTTTCTGTACACGGGCACGAATGGTTTGATTCTCGCATTTGAAATTTACCATGGCTCCCGTATACTTATAATCTTTAATGATACGCAAAACAGCCTGATGGCTCCACATGACCTCATTCTGAATATCCTTACGGGTTAGTTTTTTGTACTCCATCGGTGTAGGAATATGCCTTTCATTCAATGCAGAGGCAATTTCAGTGCTTTTCTTTCCCGCAATCGCCGCCAAAAAAATTTCACGGACAACTGGTGCAGTTACTGGGTCAATAATCATCTTATGTTTTTCTCCAGGAGCCTTTTTATAGCCATACGGGCAGTGTGTAACATATTGCCCTCTTGCCATCTTCATGTGCATAGCAGCTTTTACTTTTTGGGAAAGATCCTGACTATACTGCTGATAGACGAGGTTACGGAAAGCTACATCCACGCCGCCGGTTGTACCAATGTAATCCGCGCTGTCATAATGGTCATTGATGGCAATAAATCGAACACCAAGAAACGGGAAAATATGCTCCAGAAAATCGCCAACCTCTAAATAATTGCGGCCAAACCGAGAGAGGTCTTTTACGACCACACACTGGATTTCGCCGCTGCGTATCAAACTAATCATTTTTTGGAATTGTGGGCGATCAAAATTGGTCCCTGTATAACCATCATCTACAAATTCCATAACCGGACAGCCTGAAAGCTCTGAATGCTCTTGAATATACCTTTGAATCAGTAGTCTTTGGCTACGGATGCTGTTGCTCTCATCTTTGAGTACATTATTTCTTTTATCAACATCCTCTTGCGACAATCGCAGATACATCGCAATATGCAAGACCATTTCCTATGCAACCCCCTTTCTGATTCTCTCGCACTCTTGAAGCAATTCCTCGAATTCGTTCATGTAACGGAATTCTATGGTAATACTGTTGTCGGCATAGAATTGGATTCCTTTCACAAAGGCATTTACCATTTCCTTTGTAAGCCTTTCTTGGTGGTAGTATCGCTCTATCAGCCTGTCCCACTTTTTCTCTCCCGTACTGGCTGCCGTTGCACGCTCATGCACACTGCGAAGTTCTCTTTCTTCCTGTTCCAGCCGCTCTAATTCAGTCTGGTATGTTTCCTTTGCATAAAGATACTCGTCTTGGGATAAAATCCCGTCTTTATAATCCACATATAGTGAAGCAGACATATTGCGTTTTTTTGTTATTTCCGCTTGCAACTTCTGTAGCCTGTCATTTGGAGCCGCTTGTTTTGCCTTGGCTTTTTCCATTGTAATCAGATGCTGCAGAACCCGCTGCCTGTCGATAAAGACTTCCATTTGTTTTCGAATGGTCTCCAGTACAGCTGAATCCAGATCGGCAGCACGAATACTTCTTTGTGGACAGCTTGAAATGCCAAGTTCAATATACCCGGAACATTTGTACGTGTAATAACTTTGGGTTCCACTCTTTTTGCTTGTACTATAAGAACGAATTTGCTTGATAACACGTCCGCAGTCCGCACAGCGTAACAATGAGCCATAGGGGTTTTCTCTTTTAGGGAGATTCCCATATTTTCCATGACTGGCTTTAGCTGCATTTGAAAGAGATTGATTTACTCTTTGAACCTGTTCCCATAAATCCATTGAAATAATAGGTTCATGCGTGTTTTCAGCAATGTCCCATTCGGAAGGATCTGTCCAGTGAAAAGGGATTCCTTTATGCAAACAACTGGTACTTTTCCCTTGGGCCAGGTGTCCGATATAAGCAATATTATAAAGCATATCCGTTAAAACGTGTCTATTCCAAGGGAGAGCCTTCCCTTTTGTATTGTTATTTGTTATAATTCCGCGCTCATAGCGAAGCCTGCCAGGGGAAGGGTATCCTTTCTCGTTCAGTTTGCGTATAATCGTACCCACACCCAGCCCTTCAGCGCGCATAGTAAAAATTTCTACCACAATGGGCGCCGTTTCTGTGTCTACAATCAGATGATTTTTATCCTGTGGATCTTTTAAATAGCCATACGGGGCATAATTGCCAATATATTCTCCTTTTACCCGTTTCATCTTCAATGCGGAGCAAGATTTGCGGGAGATATCTTTAGCATAAATATCGTTTACAACATTTTTCAGAGTTGCCCCCAGATGCTCACCTGATGTGAGAGATGCGCTGTCATAATTGTCATTCACTGCGATAAAGCGAAGATTTAAAAAAGGAAATACTTTTTCAAGATAATTTCCCGCTTCCACATAGTTACGCCCTAACCGTGAAAGGTCTTTGACTACAATGCAATTTATTTTCCCTTTCTGTGCATCCTCCAGCATGCGCTGAAAGGCAGGTCGGTCAAAATCTGTACCGGTCCAGCCATTATCCTCATAAATTTCAATCAATTCTAAATACGGACGATCAGCCACATAGGAAAGCAGAAGTTCTCTTTGGTTGTCCAGTGAATCCGCGTCTTTTTTCCCGTTATCCTCCACAGAAAGACGCAAATAAACCGCTGTGCGGAAAATATCTTTCACATCGGTTCCAGTCTGATTGACATTGCCTTTCTTGCGGGATATACGGGCCATTTATACCACCTCCAACTGGGGAAATATTTGTATCTTTTCAGATTTACCTTCTTGATTTTCCAAAAATTCTTTGATATGAGCAAATTGATCCCGATGTCGAAAAACCACCTCAATTTCGGAACCTTCATATACATTGATTCGTTCCACCAAACTGACAATCAACCGTCGTGTGATAGCTGTAATATTCTCGTATTCACGGAACTGGGCTAGCCAACTTTGCTGTTTGCTTAGGCCGTGTTGAATCTCACTTTTACTGCTAATAAGTTGATCTATCACCATCTTAGCGGTAGCAATCCTTGAAGAGAATTCCTCTTTCAGTGCCATGAACTCTTCTCTGGATAAAATACCGCTTTGAAGATCTTCGTATATTCCTAGTCTGAGATTGTTGTTTTTCTGGATAATCTGATTTTGCACTTCAATATTTGCTTCTATTTTCCTTAGTTCAGTTCTTTCCCAGGACAATGTTTCAATCTGACGTAACGCAGCATCCATATCCAGTGCAATTTCGATTTGACGCTGAATTGTAACAAGTACGGCATCATCCAATATTTCTTCCCGTATGCTGTGTTTACTGCAGGTATGGCTGTCGGCTTTATTGGCTCCGCACACATAATATACATAGCGTTTGCCGTCAGATACTGCTGTTTTACGCACAATAGGGGCGCCACAATCTCCACAAAAGATTCTTCCGCAGTATGGATGCACTGTTGCATTTTCAGCGCTTGCCCTTGTATCCTCCTGCAGAATCTGTTGTACCAAATCAAATTGGGGCCGACTGATAATTGCCTCATGAGTTCCTTCTACTCGAACCCAATCATTCTGATCCTTGTATATAAACTTTTTGGTCTTATGATTCGGGGTTGTCCTCCTTCCCTGAACCATCGTACCGGTATAAATTTCATTTTGTAGGATTCTACGAACCGCAACATGACTCCACTTTGCCTGCGCACCAGTCTTAAACTTTGATTTGTATTTGCTCCCCTGAGACTTTTTATATTCCATGGGGGAAAGTACACCAAGTTGATTCAATCGTAGAGCTATGCTTCCCGGACTATGACCTTCAATAGCCCATTTGAAAATATCCTGTACAATACCAGCAGCATACTCATCCACAACAAGATGATTTTTATTTTCTTTGTCCTTTTTGTATCCATATACCGCAAAATTAGAAATAAATTCGCCCTGCCTACGTTTCACCTCCAAATTACTGCGGACTTTAATAGAAATATCCCGACTATAAGAATCGTTAATCAGATTTTTGAATGGAATTACAATACTGTCTGTACTACTAGAAGACTGTGTATCAAATCCATCATTTAAAGCAATAAATCGAATTCCCAACTGAGGGAATATTTTTTCAATATACTTTCCACATTCAATGTAATCTCTTCCAAAGCGAGATAGATCTTTAACAAGGATGCAATTCACCTTGCCTGCGCGTACATCCTCCATCATGCGGCGGAAATCAGGCCGTTCAAAATTCGTACCGGTCCAACCATCATCTTTATACTCATCATACAGTTCCATTTCAGGGTGCTTTTTCAAATAGGATATCAACAGCTCCCGTTGATTATGGATACTGTTACTCTCTAATTTTTTCGAATCTGAAAAAGAAATGTCGCCATCATCCTTCGATAAACGGAGGTAGATGGCGACATGATACAATTGCATTACATCTTTCATATTTAGCGCCACTCCTGTCTGAATTTTGCGGTCTCACCACAAAACGACCGGAGTATTCGCTGATTTCGTCCACGCCTAGTATAGCATGGATGTACTCCTTTTTCCAGTCGTTTTATCGAATTTTCCGCTGGAAATGTTTTCTGGTCATAGAGTAGAAATCATGTTACAGAAACTGTCGTTCAGGGTTTCGTCCTTTCCCGCATAGGCCACACGAACCTTAACGCCTCCAACACGGAAACAATATGGGTCCTTAACTTGCTGCACATAAGAGCGTATTCGCTCTTCCGGTGGCTGTGCCGGATCAACCTTCACATCCCGGATATCAACCAATGAATCCAAAGTTCTTGGATCATTTTCGTAATTTCGCATCTTAATCACCTCACCCATATCTTTGCCAATATTTGGTCAACCTATTCTTTGAATCAAGCAATCCCCGGCGCCTGTGGCGAACAGGTCCATAGAAATTTCATCTCTCCGCATTCTGATGCCGAGCCGGCCGATGCCGTGACGCGTCCAAGCCGGAAGTACCATGATGGCCCTGCCGGATCGTCGCGTTATATGGGAGCCACCCATATATCAGTGCTCTTGTTCTGTTTGCCAGACAGACGGATAGCCGCTCCTCGGTCAGGGGATGTACCGGGTTTTGCTATGCAGTTGTCAAGGTACCATGAAGGGGGATGCCTTCATAAAGTAAGAACGCTCCGTTTATCTGATCTCTAATGTTCTATCAAAAAATTTTCAAAAAAACTGCCCCGGTTTCCCGGAGCAGTCTTCCTTCAGATTATGAATTTGCTGATACTCAGTGTAATACGGATAAGTATGTACTGTCGGCAATCCTCATCCAACTGTCCGTCGATCATGCTATACCGATTGATCAGCGGCATATAAAGGATGAGTATCTGCTCCACAGCGTCACAGTCTCCTTCAACCGCCCGATGCAGCAATTCACGAAATTCCATGGCCGTCATCCTTTACCACCTTCTTTCTCAAGGAGCTGGCGAAGTTTCTTGAGTGCCAGAGAACGCTGGTTATACACATGCTGCACAGAACAGTTCAGTTTGCAGGCGATTTCTGCCGGGGACAACTCTTCCACGAACAGAAGAACAAGAATCCGTTGGCGCATAAGAGGAAGCTGACTGAATGCTTTTGCCAACCGTTCCTCCTCAAAGTCGAAAGCATCCTTTCTGCGTATTTCTATGGAATCCCTGACAGTCAACATTTCTTCCGGCACGCTTTCCAGTGACGATGTTTCGGGATAACGGCTCATTTTCCTTAAATAGTCTTTCCGCGCATTGCGAACAGAGACCTCCATAAATCGGGTGAACCGGCCGCGCAGTTCATCTCGTTCGGACAAAAAATCGTATTTCATTCCATGCCTCCAAGCCATGCCATCCCAGCCGCCTGGGAGGCATGCCAAGATGGCATGCGTCTTTATCAATTGGTTTCGGGTTACTGAGGTGATTTAACGCACATTGAAGATGTACACGGGACTCACCTCCTTCCCGCAGGCATGAAAAAAGGCCACACTGCAAACAAACGCAATGTGACCTGCAAAAAGAAACCTGTTGATTTATATATGAAAATGCAGCTACTTGTTGAAAGGTAGCTGCATCAAATTGTTGCCGTATTCTTTTTTTGAAACAAACACCTCAATCGGTATTCGTCTGGATTTCTTACTGTCGGGGATAGTCTATTGTTTCGCTTTCCTTCATACCTTAATACCCTCCAAAAAATCAGAATCTGTCAACACGGGCCTGCCGCTGAGGACGTACAAACTTTATGGGGAACCAGGACTTACTCAGCTACGGGTCTTTTCTATGATTTCCAACATATCCTGCAACATCTCACAGGCCAGTATCCTTACCGGCATTGATAATTCCTGAATTCTTTTTTCAATATCCCGCAAATAGACAATCTCCGGGCATTCCAAAGAATCCAATACCAACTGATCCACGGTAGTGTGAAGTGCATTTGCTATGTTGACAATCATCTCCAGACTGGGGATACCCCGATTATTCTCAATCTGGCCGATATGGCTGCTTGAACAACCTACTTTTTCAGCCAGCTCCTCTTGGTTCATTCCCTCCTGAATTCGGTACTTCCGAACATTTTTCCCCAATAGTTGATAGTTCATTGTTATCGTCCCTTTCTGTTATAATTTTAATAAAACCAACAGTACAAGTGAAGTAAGTATAATTCTGATATTCGCACTATAAGTTTTGTTAAGACGTCAAGAGACGATTTTCTCGTATGTTAATTCTGATTTTTGGAATATGAAAGCGGAAATACACAGATTCCTACTGTTGGAAGATGTCCAGATTATCAATCATCCGGGCTACATCTTCTTCCAAGCTATCTGCTGGTATTTCTTGCAACTGTTCTTCATTAGGAACAGCCATGCCGCCAATCTGTTCCCGAACAATCTGACGTATCATATCCTCCAGTTTCTCTTTGCGCAAGGCGTCTGCCTCTTTAATTTGAATGCGAAGCGCTTCCGTCTGCAACTCAGGATGCCGTTCCAAATACTCATTAAGAGCTGGAACAATGACGGAACTCTTTTTATTGCCTAACTTTTCAAGTAGTTCACCTGCCCGGATTTGTTCTGCCGTATCAGCGCTAAACTGTAGATTAAACCGATAGGCTCCATCCTTTTTCATCTCAACCAACTCCCCGCAACTATACCATGCGGCTCAGCTGTTGTCTTGCCATCATCTCATATCCGATTGCATTGGCTTTCGGATCCTCTACATAGCTGGCCTGAGCCACCATAGACGATTGCTCCAGTAACGGACGGAACAAAGAACTTCCTCCACCAATAAAAATAGCGGGGTTGGTCCGCAGATCTACTTGAAGTTCCCTAAGTTGATCCAGAATTTCTTTAGCATGCAGCTGAGCAGATTCACGGATGGTTTTCTTGACATCTTCAGGAAGAATGGTTTCCCGCCCTTGCAGCACGGCACTGATATGCTCGTCCTCAATCTTCATATCATGCTGTGCACTGATTTTCCGGATGATGTCATTGTTCATGGTAATGACCCCGCTCTCCAGACTCCGGCAAAACTGCAAATCGGGTTTTCCATTACGAAGCAAAAGCACGTCTGTTGTGAACCCACCGATGTCTATCACAAATACCCGTAAAGTTTTGAGCAGCTGGCCACTCTGCGGAATCACTGCCGCATATGCCTGCGGATACACCAGCACATGACGAATCACAATACTTAAAGGGCGCTCTTTGTACACAAAGTTAATGGCGCCGCTTCGACGGAAGTATTGGGCAAATTTTTCCCGCAGCATTCCATAATGCTCTGGGGGAAGGCCCACAG comes from Christensenellaceae bacterium and encodes:
- a CDS encoding recombinase; amino-acid sequence: MVLHIAMYLRLSQEDVDKRNNVLKDESNSIRSQRLLIQRYIQEHSELSGCPVMEFVDDGYTGTNFDRPQFQKMISLIRSGEIQCVVVKDLSRFGRNYLEVGDFLEHIFPFLGVRFIAINDHYDSADYIGTTGGVDVAFRNLVYQQYSQDLSQKVKAAMHMKMARGQYVTHCPYGYKKAPGEKHKMIIDPVTAPVVREIFLAAIAGKKSTEIASALNERHIPTPMEYKKLTRKDIQNEVMWSHQAVLRIIKDYKYTGAMVNFKCENQTIRARVQKRKTADEWVVVENSHEPIVSHEEYEAANARIRKVKAHQAVQHDRTDRIYYCGHCGRRLRKTFGIDEYYSCATPLYRKNTECSAIRWSRTDLEQVVLSAYRAQLSIMERQYKKITKQKKQNPLEKCRENQKGLLKEIALISEQNLHLYEDYKSGKLDAESFLEQKNRMFSKKRKLEEELAELQKQEETLLNQRETDNNQMSRMQDALSTKGLPDEELIKEMYRLIDKVIVYSNLEIKIVWKINDFFQTTDKE
- a CDS encoding resolvase, with amino-acid sequence MARISRKKGNVNQTGTDVKDIFRTAVYLRLSVEDNGKKDADSLDNQRELLLSYVADRPYLELIEIYEDNGWTGTDFDRPAFQRMLEDAQKGKINCIVVKDLSRLGRNYVEAGNYLEKVFPFLNLRFIAVNDNYDSASLTSGEHLGATLKNVVNDIYAKDISRKSCSALKMKRVKGEYIGNYAPYGYLKDPQDKNHLIVDTETAPIVVEIFTMRAEGLGVGTIIRKLNEKGYPSPGRLRYERGIITNNNTKGKALPWNRHVLTDMLYNIAYIGHLAQGKSTSCLHKGIPFHWTDPSEWDIAENTHEPIISMDLWEQVQRVNQSLSNAAKASHGKYGNLPKRENPYGSLLRCADCGRVIKQIRSYSTSKKSGTQSYYTYKCSGYIELGISSCPQRSIRAADLDSAVLETIRKQMEVFIDRQRVLQHLITMEKAKAKQAAPNDRLQKLQAEITKKRNMSASLYVDYKDGILSQDEYLYAKETYQTELERLEQEERELRSVHERATAASTGEKKWDRLIERYYHQERLTKEMVNAFVKGIQFYADNSITIEFRYMNEFEELLQECERIRKGVA
- a CDS encoding recombinase, whose protein sequence is MKDVMQLYHVAIYLRLSKDDGDISFSDSKKLESNSIHNQRELLISYLKKHPEMELYDEYKDDGWTGTNFERPDFRRMMEDVRAGKVNCILVKDLSRFGRDYIECGKYIEKIFPQLGIRFIALNDGFDTQSSSSTDSIVIPFKNLINDSYSRDISIKVRSNLEVKRRQGEFISNFAVYGYKKDKENKNHLVVDEYAAGIVQDIFKWAIEGHSPGSIALRLNQLGVLSPMEYKKSQGSKYKSKFKTGAQAKWSHVAVRRILQNEIYTGTMVQGRRTTPNHKTKKFIYKDQNDWVRVEGTHEAIISRPQFDLVQQILQEDTRASAENATVHPYCGRIFCGDCGAPIVRKTAVSDGKRYVYYVCGANKADSHTCSKHSIREEILDDAVLVTIQRQIEIALDMDAALRQIETLSWERTELRKIEANIEVQNQIIQKNNNLRLGIYEDLQSGILSREEFMALKEEFSSRIATAKMVIDQLISSKSEIQHGLSKQQSWLAQFREYENITAITRRLIVSLVERINVYEGSEIEVVFRHRDQFAHIKEFLENQEGKSEKIQIFPQLEVV